A window of the Synechococcus sp. JA-3-3Ab genome harbors these coding sequences:
- the tnpA gene encoding IS200/IS605 family transposase: MVVAGQDPVLVGDNHETVLAFSATSYNIGHRSVYSLQIHLVLVTKYRRRVITAPMLQRLEDIFRATCQKWRCSLVEFKGEADHVHLLVSFPPDVQVSKLVNNLKTVSSRLIRKEFATEVARFYSKPVFWTGTYFVASCGGVTVEELKKYVEQQATPRL, translated from the coding sequence TTGGTCGTCGCTGGGCAGGATCCGGTACTCGTGGGTGATAATCATGAGACGGTTCTAGCATTTAGCGCAACAAGCTACAACATAGGCCATCGTTCTGTTTACAGCCTACAAATCCACTTGGTGCTGGTGACAAAGTACCGTCGTCGGGTGATAACTGCTCCAATGTTGCAGAGGCTGGAAGATATATTTCGAGCGACCTGCCAAAAGTGGCGCTGTTCCTTGGTGGAGTTCAAGGGTGAGGCGGATCATGTGCATCTGTTGGTGAGTTTTCCACCGGATGTCCAGGTCTCGAAGCTGGTGAACAACCTGAAAACAGTCTCCAGCCGGTTGATTCGCAAAGAGTTCGCCACAGAGGTGGCACGGTTCTACAGCAAGCCTGTATTTTGGACAGGGACCTATTTTGTTGCCTCTTGTGGTGGGGTCACCGTTGAGGAGTTGAAGAAGTATGTCGAGCAGCAGGCAACGCCCAGATTGTGA
- a CDS encoding arylamine N-acetyltransferase, producing the protein MDVGYGDAFREPLRLGDPGIQAQAEGRYRLIPWPAAPARYWRVQQERPDRTWKTLFLLDRIPRQLQEFEPMCRFHQTSPASRLTRLRLCSLATPSGRITLTASANGSVFKWIETTPEGRRERLLKDEKEYEHLLACAFGIRLPTTSSAPERKMARPTAAPTEARQLSSKPDPKPYPAVPE; encoded by the coding sequence GTGGATGTGGGCTATGGAGATGCCTTTCGGGAGCCGTTGCGGCTGGGGGATCCCGGCATCCAAGCCCAGGCGGAAGGGCGCTACCGCCTCATCCCCTGGCCCGCAGCTCCCGCACGCTACTGGCGGGTTCAACAGGAACGACCGGATCGCACCTGGAAAACCCTCTTCCTGCTGGATCGGATCCCGCGTCAACTGCAGGAGTTCGAGCCCATGTGCCGCTTCCACCAAACGTCGCCGGCATCCAGGTTGACCCGCCTGCGCCTGTGCAGCCTGGCCACCCCCAGCGGACGGATCACCCTCACCGCCTCCGCCAATGGCTCCGTTTTTAAATGGATCGAAACTACCCCAGAAGGCCGCCGGGAACGCCTGCTCAAGGACGAGAAAGAATACGAACACCTGCTCGCTTGCGCCTTCGGGATCCGCCTTCCCACAACCTCTTCTGCCCCTGAGAGAAAGATGGCAAGACCTACAGCCGCTCCGACAGAAGCCCGCCAGCTCTCTTCCAAACCCGATCCAAAACCCTATCCAGCAGTGCCAGAATAA
- a CDS encoding 2-isopropylmalate synthase, whose amino-acid sequence MDAAAVSTFDGQALDHVLIFDTTLRDGEQCPGATLNTEEKLAIARQLARLGVDIIEAGFAYASPGDFEAVQKVAEQVGTPDGPVICSLARALKADIEAAAEALKPAAKPRIHTFISTSDIHLKYQLRKTRAEVLQIAEEMVAYAKSFVDDVEFSMMDATRSDPEFLYQVIEAAIRAGAKTINIPDTVGYSMPEEFGQLIKGIRENVPNIKQAIISVHGHDDLGVSVANFLEAIKQGARQVEVTINGIGERAGNAALEELVMALHVRRSYFNPYFGLPVDSEKPLTHIKTQEIYRTSRLVSNLTGMLVQPNKAIVGANAFAHESGIHQDGMLKNRQTYEIMDAQTIGLQSSTLVLGKHSGRNAFRTRLRELGFELSEQDLNKAFLRFKELADKKKEITDLDLEAIVNDETRPVPDLYRLEHVQVVCGNHETPTATVRLITPEGEERVDAAVGTGPVDAVYKAINRIVNIPNKLIEFSVQSVTAGIDAMGEVTIRLRHEDRVFSGHAANTDIIVASAQAYMNALNKLYAALHAARSTAEQRQAATQKI is encoded by the coding sequence ATGGATGCTGCGGCGGTTTCCACATTTGATGGCCAAGCCCTGGATCACGTGCTCATTTTCGACACCACCCTGCGCGACGGGGAGCAGTGCCCCGGCGCCACCCTCAACACCGAAGAAAAGCTGGCCATCGCCCGGCAACTGGCCCGGCTGGGGGTCGATATCATTGAAGCTGGGTTTGCCTATGCCAGCCCCGGGGACTTCGAGGCGGTGCAGAAGGTGGCCGAACAGGTGGGCACCCCCGATGGCCCTGTGATTTGCAGCCTGGCCCGCGCCCTCAAGGCCGACATCGAAGCGGCAGCCGAAGCCCTCAAGCCCGCCGCCAAGCCCCGCATCCACACCTTTATCTCCACCTCCGACATTCACCTCAAGTACCAGTTGCGCAAGACCCGCGCCGAAGTGCTGCAAATTGCCGAGGAGATGGTGGCCTACGCCAAGTCCTTCGTGGACGATGTGGAGTTCTCCATGATGGACGCCACCCGTTCCGATCCGGAGTTTCTCTACCAGGTGATCGAGGCAGCCATTCGGGCGGGAGCCAAAACCATCAACATCCCCGACACCGTCGGCTACAGCATGCCGGAAGAATTCGGCCAACTGATCAAGGGCATCCGCGAGAATGTGCCCAACATCAAGCAGGCCATCATCTCCGTCCACGGCCACGACGACCTGGGGGTCTCGGTGGCCAACTTTCTGGAGGCCATCAAGCAGGGGGCGCGGCAAGTGGAAGTGACCATCAACGGCATCGGCGAGCGGGCCGGCAACGCGGCGCTGGAAGAGTTGGTGATGGCCCTGCATGTGCGCCGCAGCTACTTCAACCCCTACTTTGGCCTGCCGGTCGACTCGGAAAAACCCCTCACCCACATCAAAACCCAGGAGATCTACCGCACCTCCCGCCTAGTCTCCAACCTCACCGGCATGTTGGTTCAGCCCAACAAGGCCATTGTTGGTGCCAACGCCTTTGCCCACGAATCGGGCATCCACCAGGACGGCATGCTCAAGAACCGCCAGACCTACGAGATTATGGACGCTCAGACCATCGGCCTGCAATCGAGCACGCTGGTGCTGGGCAAACACTCGGGCCGCAACGCCTTCCGTACCCGCCTCCGGGAGTTGGGCTTCGAGCTCTCAGAGCAGGATCTGAACAAAGCCTTCCTGCGCTTCAAAGAGCTGGCAGACAAGAAGAAGGAGATCACCGACCTGGATCTGGAGGCAATCGTCAACGATGAGACCCGCCCCGTGCCCGATCTCTACCGTCTGGAGCACGTGCAAGTGGTGTGCGGCAACCACGAGACCCCCACGGCCACGGTGCGCCTGATCACCCCTGAGGGCGAAGAGCGGGTGGACGCCGCCGTGGGCACAGGCCCGGTGGACGCGGTGTACAAAGCCATCAACCGCATCGTCAACATCCCCAACAAGTTGATCGAGTTTTCCGTCCAGTCGGTTACCGCCGGCATCGACGCCATGGGGGAAGTCACCATCCGCCTGCGCCACGAGGATCGCGTCTTCTCTGGCCACGCCGCGAATACGGACATCATCGTCGCCTCGGCCCAAGCCTACATGAACGCCCTCAATAAGCTTTACGCCGCTCTGCACGCAGCCCGCTCGACGGCTGAGCAACGGCAGGCCGCCACCCAGAAGATCTGA
- a CDS encoding ABC transporter ATP-binding protein, producing MLSDVPIRPEPIIVARDLSKVYPVAIKEAGVIGTLRHFFRRTYHYIPAVQSMSFQIQPGEVVGFLGPNGAGKTTTLKMLAGLIYPSGGTLQVVGHVPYRRERAFLQQITLVMGQKQQLIWDLPAMDSLRINAAVYEIPEKEFRERVGELAELLDLQGKLKQPVRKLSLGERMKAELLAALIHRPQILFLDEPTLGLDVNAQAAVRQFLRDYNRRYGATVLLTSHYMADITALCERVLVISAGQLIYDGGLEELRQRFAPYREVKLELARPCPLAQLQVYGELRSEGDPGSGCEVRLWVRREHLTQTVAQLLADLEVLDLTVTDPPIEEVIRRVFAEGIPAAGS from the coding sequence ATGTTGTCTGACGTGCCAATCCGACCTGAGCCGATCATCGTTGCCCGCGACCTGAGCAAGGTTTACCCGGTAGCCATTAAGGAAGCGGGAGTGATCGGTACATTGCGCCACTTTTTTCGCCGTACCTATCACTACATCCCAGCGGTGCAATCGATGAGCTTCCAGATTCAGCCGGGGGAGGTGGTGGGTTTTTTGGGGCCGAACGGGGCAGGCAAGACCACTACCCTCAAAATGCTGGCGGGTCTCATCTATCCTTCCGGGGGCACGCTGCAGGTGGTCGGCCATGTGCCCTACCGGCGGGAGCGGGCTTTTCTGCAGCAGATTACCCTGGTGATGGGGCAGAAGCAACAGCTTATCTGGGATCTGCCAGCAATGGACTCCCTGCGGATTAACGCCGCCGTTTATGAGATCCCGGAAAAGGAGTTTCGGGAGCGGGTGGGGGAGTTGGCGGAGCTCCTCGACCTGCAGGGCAAGCTGAAGCAGCCGGTGCGCAAGCTTTCTCTGGGGGAGCGGATGAAGGCGGAACTGCTGGCGGCCCTGATCCACCGGCCGCAGATCTTGTTCTTGGATGAGCCGACCTTGGGGTTGGATGTCAACGCTCAGGCCGCCGTGCGGCAATTTCTGCGGGATTACAACCGCCGCTACGGGGCGACAGTCTTGTTGACCAGCCACTACATGGCCGACATTACGGCGCTCTGTGAACGGGTGCTGGTGATCAGCGCCGGGCAACTCATTTACGATGGCGGCCTCGAGGAGCTGCGGCAGCGCTTTGCCCCCTATCGCGAGGTGAAGCTGGAATTGGCCCGCCCCTGCCCCCTCGCCCAATTGCAAGTCTATGGAGAGCTGCGCAGCGAGGGGGATCCCGGCAGCGGCTGTGAGGTGCGGCTGTGGGTGCGGCGGGAACACCTCACCCAAACGGTTGCCCAGCTCCTGGCAGATCTGGAGGTGCTGGACTTGACGGTAACAGACCCGCCGATTGAGGAAGTAATCAGGCGGGTGTTTGCGGAAGGGATCCCTGCGGCCGGGTCCTAG
- a CDS encoding phycobilisome linker polypeptide: MRMFKITACVPSQTRIRTQRELQNTYFTKLVPYDNWFREQQRIQKSGGRILKVELVAGKPGIDVGLL, encoded by the coding sequence ATGCGCATGTTTAAGATCACGGCCTGTGTGCCCAGCCAAACCCGCATTCGCACCCAGCGGGAGCTGCAAAATACCTACTTCACGAAGCTGGTGCCCTACGACAACTGGTTTCGGGAGCAGCAGCGTATCCAAAAGTCGGGTGGCCGCATCCTGAAGGTGGAGCTGGTCGCCGGCAAGCCTGGGATAGACGTAGGACTGCTGTAG
- the apcB gene encoding allophycocyanin subunit beta, whose amino-acid sequence MQDAITAVINSYDVQGKYLDSSAMEKLKAFFATGELRVRAAATIAANASTIVKDAAAKALLYSDLTRPGGNMYTTRRYAACIRDMDYYLRYATYAMLAGDPSILDERVLNGLKETYNSLGVPIGATIQAIQAMKEVTAALVGPEAGKEMGVYFDYICSGLS is encoded by the coding sequence ATGCAAGACGCAATTACCGCTGTGATCAATAGCTACGACGTCCAGGGCAAGTATCTCGACAGCTCGGCCATGGAGAAGTTAAAGGCTTTCTTCGCCACGGGCGAGCTGCGGGTGCGGGCAGCTGCTACCATCGCGGCCAACGCCTCCACCATTGTCAAAGATGCGGCGGCCAAGGCGTTGCTCTACTCCGATCTCACCCGTCCCGGTGGCAACATGTACACCACCCGTCGCTATGCTGCTTGCATCCGCGACATGGACTACTACCTGCGCTACGCCACCTACGCCATGCTGGCCGGGGATCCCTCCATCCTCGACGAGCGGGTGTTGAACGGGCTCAAGGAGACCTACAATTCGCTGGGGGTGCCGATTGGAGCCACCATTCAGGCCATCCAAGCCATGAAAGAAGTGACCGCCGCCCTGGTGGGGCCTGAAGCTGGCAAGGAAATGGGTGTGTACTTCGACTACATCTGCTCCGGCCTGAGCTAA
- the apcA gene encoding allophycocyanin subunit alpha, with protein MSVVTKSIVNADAEARYLSPGELDRIKSFVTSGEKRLRIAQVLTESRERIVKQAADQLFQKRPDIVSPGGNAYGEEMTATCLRDMDYYLRLITYGIVAGDVTPIEEIGLVGVREMYNSLGTPIPAVAESIRQMKQVAMGLLSPEDAAEAGYYFDFVVGAMS; from the coding sequence ATGAGTGTTGTCACGAAATCGATTGTGAATGCGGATGCAGAGGCCCGCTACCTCAGCCCGGGGGAGCTGGATCGGATCAAGTCCTTTGTTACCTCCGGCGAGAAGCGGCTGCGCATCGCTCAAGTCTTGACCGAGTCTCGTGAGCGCATCGTCAAGCAAGCTGCCGATCAACTCTTCCAGAAGCGTCCTGACATCGTCTCCCCAGGTGGCAATGCTTACGGAGAGGAGATGACGGCAACTTGCCTGCGGGATATGGACTACTACCTGCGCCTCATCACCTATGGGATCGTTGCTGGCGATGTCACCCCGATCGAGGAGATCGGCTTGGTGGGGGTGCGGGAGATGTACAACTCTTTGGGCACGCCTATTCCGGCGGTGGCCGAGAGCATCCGCCAAATGAAGCAGGTGGCCATGGGTCTGTTGTCTCCTGAGGACGCGGCTGAGGCCGGCTACTACTTTGACTTTGTGGTGGGGGCAATGAGTTAA
- a CDS encoding HhoA/HhoB/HtrA family serine endopeptidase codes for MQRSTSMPGQPSPRSEASAQPARSPQQDGVRSLFKPFAVLKSLLSPVLLVLLGIGLGAALVGGKGVSAQTTATPPQLNLNFIAEVAQRVGPAVVRIDSERTVSVPGAFPEEFFSDPFFRDFFGQVIPPIPRQRRQQGTGSGFIISPDGQIITNAHVVEGSDKVTVTLKDTRSFDGKVIGTDPVTDIAVVKIEAQNLPTVKLGRSELLEPGQWAIAIGNPLGLDNTVTAGIISALGRSSGEIRVPDKRVSFIQTDAAINPGNSGGPLLNAQGEVIGVNTAIIQGAQGLGFAIPIETAQRVANQLIARGKVDHPYLGIRMLTLTPDLKERLNQDPNSRIFVTVDQGVLIGEVIQGSPAERAGLRAGDIILAINGRAVTTADQVQQEVERTEVGSTLELEIERAGRRQKIRAVTGSFPASGRS; via the coding sequence ATGCAGCGCAGCACATCCATGCCGGGCCAGCCTTCTCCCCGTTCAGAAGCTTCTGCTCAACCTGCCCGTTCGCCTCAGCAGGACGGAGTTCGTTCTCTTTTTAAGCCTTTTGCCGTTCTCAAGTCTCTTCTCTCGCCGGTGCTGCTGGTGCTCTTGGGCATTGGGCTGGGAGCGGCTCTGGTGGGAGGCAAGGGGGTATCTGCCCAAACGACGGCAACCCCGCCCCAACTGAACCTGAATTTTATTGCCGAGGTGGCGCAAAGGGTGGGGCCGGCGGTGGTGCGCATCGATTCCGAGCGGACGGTGAGCGTCCCGGGCGCCTTCCCAGAGGAGTTTTTCAGCGATCCCTTTTTCCGGGACTTCTTTGGCCAGGTGATCCCCCCCATTCCGCGGCAGCGACGACAGCAGGGCACCGGCTCCGGCTTCATCATCAGCCCGGATGGCCAGATCATCACCAATGCCCACGTGGTCGAGGGATCCGACAAGGTGACGGTGACGCTCAAGGATACCCGCAGCTTTGACGGCAAGGTAATCGGCACCGATCCGGTGACGGATATCGCCGTGGTGAAGATCGAGGCCCAGAACCTGCCGACGGTGAAGCTGGGTCGCTCCGAGCTCCTCGAGCCGGGCCAGTGGGCCATCGCCATCGGCAACCCGCTGGGGCTGGACAACACCGTAACCGCCGGGATCATCAGCGCTTTGGGCCGCTCCAGCGGCGAGATCCGCGTGCCCGACAAGCGGGTGTCCTTTATCCAGACGGATGCGGCCATCAACCCCGGCAACTCCGGCGGCCCCCTGCTCAACGCCCAAGGGGAGGTGATCGGGGTCAACACGGCCATCATCCAAGGGGCGCAGGGGCTGGGCTTTGCCATTCCCATCGAGACGGCCCAGCGGGTGGCCAACCAGTTGATCGCCCGCGGCAAGGTGGATCACCCCTACCTGGGCATTCGTATGCTCACCCTCACCCCCGACCTGAAGGAGCGCCTCAACCAGGATCCCAACAGCCGCATCTTCGTGACGGTGGATCAGGGGGTGCTCATCGGCGAGGTGATCCAGGGATCCCCGGCAGAGCGGGCGGGCCTGCGCGCCGGAGACATCATTCTCGCCATCAATGGTCGCGCCGTCACCACCGCCGACCAAGTACAACAAGAGGTAGAGCGCACCGAGGTGGGCAGCACCCTGGAGCTGGAGATCGAGCGAGCTGGGCGGCGGCAGAAGATCCGGGCCGTTACCGGCTCCTTCCCGGCCTCCGGCAGAAGCTAA
- a CDS encoding glycine betaine ABC transporter substrate-binding protein, with protein MLSAGPLVLSWGSLLTLPMLKTTRRLALLALSGLAALVLAPQAGFGKPIVVGSKDFTEQFILGEMYALALEAAGLAVERKLNLGGTPVAHAGLLSGEIDLYPEYTGTGLLTVLKLPTSSDPAQVYATVAREYERQFQLIWLDPAPMNNTQALAMTRARAAELGIATISDMVARASELVMIGPPEFQAREDGLPGLQAVYGNFRLKAYKAVDPGLRYQGLVNGEADVAVAFGTDGEIAAFDLVVLKDDKQLFPPYQVAPVVRKDTLEANPGIATALNALSPLLTDEVMQRLNYEVSGKRREPAEVARAFLVEAGILKE; from the coding sequence ATGCTCTCGGCGGGGCCGCTTGTCTTGAGTTGGGGATCCCTTCTCACCTTGCCTATGCTGAAAACCACCCGTCGCCTGGCTCTGCTGGCCCTGTCGGGGCTGGCAGCCCTTGTTCTCGCCCCTCAAGCGGGCTTTGGCAAGCCGATTGTCGTTGGCTCTAAGGACTTCACCGAGCAGTTTATCTTGGGGGAAATGTACGCCTTGGCCCTGGAGGCGGCGGGGTTGGCGGTGGAGCGCAAGCTCAACTTGGGGGGAACGCCGGTGGCCCATGCCGGCCTGTTGAGCGGCGAGATCGATCTCTACCCGGAGTACACCGGCACCGGTCTGCTGACGGTGCTCAAGCTGCCCACCAGCAGCGACCCGGCCCAGGTATACGCGACGGTGGCCCGCGAGTACGAGCGTCAGTTCCAACTGATTTGGCTGGATCCGGCCCCCATGAACAACACCCAGGCCCTGGCCATGACCCGCGCCAGAGCGGCAGAGTTGGGCATCGCTACCATCTCAGACATGGTGGCCAGAGCGAGCGAGCTGGTGATGATCGGGCCGCCGGAGTTCCAGGCCCGCGAAGATGGCCTGCCGGGGCTGCAAGCAGTCTACGGCAACTTTCGCCTCAAGGCCTACAAGGCGGTGGATCCCGGCCTGCGCTACCAGGGCTTGGTCAATGGGGAGGCGGATGTGGCGGTGGCCTTTGGCACCGATGGGGAAATTGCCGCCTTTGACCTGGTGGTGCTCAAGGACGACAAGCAGCTTTTCCCCCCTTACCAGGTGGCGCCGGTAGTGCGCAAAGATACCCTGGAAGCCAACCCCGGCATCGCCACCGCTTTGAACGCCCTTTCTCCCCTGTTGACGGACGAGGTGATGCAGCGGCTGAACTACGAGGTAAGCGGCAAGCGCAGGGAGCCGGCAGAGGTGGCGAGAGCCTTCTTGGTGGAGGCCGGCATCTTGAAAGAGTAG
- a CDS encoding ABC transporter ATP-binding protein, with the protein MSTLEFERVSLRFPHNSRPAVEECSFSVASGQLVVILGPSGCGKTTLLKMVNRLLEPTQGQIRLDGQDIRRFPVTALRQRIGYVIQQVGLFPHMTVAQNVAVVPRLLGWPRERIRERVDELLSLVNLPPQEYRRRYPAQLSGGQQQRVGLARALAGDPDLLLMDEPFGALDAITRGKLQDEILHLQRQLKKTILFVSHDVEEALRLADRILVMQQGRVVQFDTPLRLLTQPATPFVRELLGADDMVRQLSVLRVETAMERIPHNHQIQEGAVVKPQETLRRALSLLLRTGAAALTVWEDGRAIGIVTLDHIRHLAMLEGGSA; encoded by the coding sequence GTGAGCACTCTTGAGTTCGAGCGGGTATCGCTGCGCTTTCCCCACAATTCCCGTCCGGCCGTGGAGGAGTGCAGTTTTTCCGTGGCCTCGGGCCAGTTGGTGGTCATCCTCGGCCCTTCCGGCTGCGGCAAAACCACCCTTCTAAAAATGGTGAACCGGCTGCTGGAGCCCACCCAAGGACAGATTCGCCTGGATGGGCAGGATATCCGCCGCTTTCCGGTGACGGCGCTGCGCCAGCGCATCGGGTATGTCATCCAGCAGGTGGGGCTGTTTCCCCACATGACGGTGGCCCAGAATGTGGCGGTGGTGCCGCGACTTTTGGGCTGGCCAAGGGAGCGCATCCGCGAGCGGGTGGACGAGCTGCTCAGCTTGGTCAACCTGCCCCCCCAAGAATACCGACGTCGCTACCCGGCTCAACTCTCGGGCGGCCAACAGCAGCGGGTGGGGCTGGCGCGGGCGCTGGCCGGGGATCCGGATCTGCTGCTGATGGACGAGCCCTTTGGTGCCCTCGACGCCATCACTCGTGGCAAGCTGCAAGACGAGATCCTACACCTGCAACGGCAACTAAAAAAGACTATCCTCTTCGTCTCCCACGACGTGGAAGAGGCGCTGCGCCTGGCAGATCGCATCCTGGTGATGCAGCAGGGGCGGGTGGTACAGTTCGACACTCCCTTGCGGCTGCTCACCCAGCCGGCCACCCCCTTTGTCCGAGAGCTGCTGGGGGCAGACGACATGGTGCGTCAGTTGAGCGTGCTGCGGGTGGAAACGGCGATGGAGCGGATCCCGCACAACCACCAGATCCAGGAGGGGGCGGTGGTGAAACCCCAGGAAACCCTGCGGCGGGCCTTGTCGCTGCTGTTGCGCACGGGGGCAGCAGCTCTCACAGTGTGGGAAGACGGGCGGGCCATTGGCATCGTTACCCTGGATCACATCCGCCATCTGGCCATGCTGGAGGGGGGATCCGCATGA
- a CDS encoding ABC transporter permease translates to MSYLLSNPGLVWQLTQEHLAMVATALGIALVLALPLALLVHQVRWLALPVMGILSILYTVPSLALIILLVPYFGLNARSVVVAMVLYTQVILVRHFYVGLRSVEPAILEAAKGLGMNFWQRWWQVQVPLMLPVALAGLRLAAIVAIAIATVGAKFGAGGLGTLLFEGIAQAGRYDKIWAGSLAVGSLALLVNTALWGLEWAARRG, encoded by the coding sequence ATGAGCTATCTTCTCAGCAACCCCGGCCTGGTGTGGCAGCTTACCCAAGAGCACCTGGCGATGGTGGCAACAGCCTTGGGGATTGCCCTGGTGCTGGCGCTGCCGTTGGCTTTGCTGGTGCACCAGGTGCGCTGGCTGGCCCTGCCGGTGATGGGGATCCTCAGCATCCTGTACACAGTGCCCAGCCTGGCCCTAATCATCTTGTTGGTTCCCTACTTTGGCCTCAATGCCCGCTCGGTGGTGGTGGCGATGGTGCTCTACACGCAGGTGATCTTGGTGCGCCATTTTTACGTGGGCCTGCGCTCGGTGGAGCCTGCCATTCTGGAGGCGGCCAAGGGCTTGGGGATGAACTTCTGGCAGCGGTGGTGGCAGGTGCAGGTGCCCCTCATGCTGCCGGTTGCCCTGGCCGGCTTGCGGCTGGCGGCAATTGTGGCCATTGCCATCGCCACGGTGGGGGCTAAGTTTGGGGCGGGAGGGCTGGGCACCCTGCTTTTTGAGGGCATTGCCCAGGCCGGTCGCTACGACAAGATCTGGGCCGGATCTTTGGCCGTGGGATCCTTGGCCTTGCTGGTGAACACGGCCCTGTGGGGGCTGGAGTGGGCGGCCCGCCGCGGCTAA
- a CDS encoding sigma-70 family RNA polymerase sigma factor, giving the protein MGEQPPLRDWPSRSDGELMEAIRERQGAALGVLYDRYAGLVYGLALQILGHVAEAEDLTQAVFVELWRKASYDPQRGSVSSFLCLLTRSRAIDRLRSQDSSQRLLKHWQSLLAAENRAPAPFEQLSLEERRQAVQEALGQLPESQRQVLELIYYQGLSQADVARHLGIPPATVKARARQALCKLRGSLRALLEVWS; this is encoded by the coding sequence ATGGGTGAGCAACCTCCGCTAAGGGATTGGCCTTCTCGCAGCGATGGGGAACTGATGGAGGCTATCCGAGAGAGGCAAGGGGCAGCGCTGGGGGTGCTTTACGACCGCTATGCCGGCTTGGTCTATGGGCTGGCCCTCCAGATCCTGGGCCATGTGGCCGAGGCGGAAGATCTGACTCAGGCGGTGTTTGTCGAACTGTGGCGCAAAGCCAGCTATGATCCGCAGCGGGGATCGGTGAGCAGTTTTCTCTGTCTGTTGACCCGTTCGCGTGCCATCGACCGTCTGCGTTCCCAAGACAGCTCTCAACGTCTTTTGAAGCACTGGCAATCTCTGCTCGCCGCCGAGAACAGGGCGCCGGCCCCCTTTGAGCAGCTCTCCCTCGAGGAGCGACGGCAAGCCGTACAAGAGGCCCTCGGCCAACTGCCGGAAAGCCAACGGCAGGTTCTAGAGTTGATCTACTACCAGGGGCTGAGCCAGGCGGACGTTGCCCGACACCTGGGGATCCCGCCGGCAACCGTTAAAGCCCGCGCTCGCCAAGCCCTCTGCAAGTTGCGGGGATCCCTGCGCGCGCTCCTTGAGGTTTGGAGTTAG
- a CDS encoding anti-sigma factor domain-containing protein gives MFASHLPLASEEQEELAGYLLGDLSPEQASALEARLTQDPRLLAELQALQETLHLLPYGLPGVIPPASLRGKVMAEAGIEQVPTPLQPALSSLGFGRLTAEWRWLGGLAAVVLALLVFDNWRLRQALQLARLESVQALAHLLQQPGSRLVNLQGEAAAANLLYRPGEWQEVVLAARDLPQPAPGERYHLWLKLEDGETLHCGNFQVDAQGSALVALRPPRPLPEDARPQEVLVTAQAAAVPRKPQGKVLLKARVF, from the coding sequence ATGTTTGCATCCCATTTGCCCCTTGCATCGGAAGAACAGGAAGAACTGGCCGGCTATCTGCTGGGGGATTTATCTCCTGAGCAGGCAAGCGCCCTAGAGGCACGCCTAACCCAAGACCCACGGTTGCTGGCGGAATTGCAGGCTTTGCAAGAAACCCTGCACCTGTTGCCCTACGGCTTGCCGGGGGTGATCCCGCCGGCCAGCTTGCGGGGCAAGGTGATGGCAGAGGCGGGCATTGAGCAGGTGCCGACACCTCTTCAGCCGGCCCTGTCCTCTCTGGGGTTCGGTCGCCTCACCGCTGAGTGGCGCTGGCTGGGGGGGTTGGCGGCAGTGGTTTTGGCCCTGCTGGTTTTCGACAACTGGCGACTGCGGCAGGCGCTCCAACTGGCCCGCCTAGAATCGGTGCAGGCGCTGGCCCATTTGCTGCAACAGCCGGGATCCCGCCTGGTCAATTTGCAGGGAGAGGCGGCAGCGGCTAACCTCCTCTATCGCCCAGGAGAGTGGCAGGAGGTGGTCTTGGCGGCGAGGGATCTGCCCCAACCGGCCCCTGGGGAGCGTTACCATCTCTGGCTCAAGCTGGAGGACGGCGAGACCCTCCACTGCGGCAACTTTCAAGTGGATGCCCAGGGATCCGCGCTTGTCGCCTTACGTCCGCCGCGCCCGCTGCCAGAGGACGCTCGCCCCCAAGAGGTGCTGGTTACGGCCCAAGCCGCTGCCGTCCCTCGCAAACCCCAGGGCAAGGTTCTTCTCAAAGCCAGGGTGTTCTAG